In Helianthus annuus cultivar XRQ/B chromosome 9, HanXRQr2.0-SUNRISE, whole genome shotgun sequence, the following are encoded in one genomic region:
- the LOC110876991 gene encoding uncharacterized protein LOC110876991 produces the protein MSSSIHPAVTVTNIKALIPITLDIENGHYTTWSELFKIHCISYDVYDHLQPKKSTETSSSSDKDQAKDKTTSSPSWERLDSIVLQWIYGRIYTDLLHIILKPNTNAYAAWTVLANIFQDNKATRTIDLNKKFANTRLEQFPSMTAYCQALKVIYDQLTNVGSPIT, from the coding sequence ATGTCTTCCTCTATTCATCCCGCAGTCACTGTCACAAACATCAAAGCTCTAATCCCTATTACTCTTGACATCGAGAATGGCCATTATACAACGTGGTCGGAGTTATTTAAAATTCATTGCATCTCGTATGATGTATATGATCATCTTCAGCCGAAGAAATCCACTGAGACGTCCTCTTCCTCTGATAAAGACCAAGCCAAGGACAAGACTACCTCTTCCCCATCGTGGGAACGCCTTGATTCCATTGTATTACAATGGATTTACGGGAGGATTTACACTGATCTTCTGCATATTATTTTGAAGCCCAACACTAACGCATACGCTGCTTGGACGGTGTTGGCGAATATTTTTCAAGATAATAAGGCCACGCGTACCATCGATCTTAACAAAAAGTTTGCCAACACTCGTCTTGAACAATTTCCCTCCATGACGGCTTACTGCCAGGCGCTCAAGGTAATCTATGATCAACTCACTAATGTTGGCTCTCCGATCACTTAA